A single window of Carassius gibelio isolate Cgi1373 ecotype wild population from Czech Republic chromosome A19, carGib1.2-hapl.c, whole genome shotgun sequence DNA harbors:
- the LOC127935289 gene encoding rho guanine nucleotide exchange factor 2 isoform X3, translated as MSRVADLSKLRQERIREINQRNKEKERMRDREIEAREREARYSNGHLFNSLTVSGTTLCSACNKSITAKEALSCPTCNVTIHNRCRDTLPNCVKMKQKQQKLALMRNNSTYQNVTLRNKAHLKERPSSAIYPSDSLRQSLLGSRRGRSSLLLSKSVSTNNIAGTLNDDSLGLRRILSQSSDSLNFRSRTMSMESLNDEGEGYFTSLLEDLEVESQEFEADSWSMAVDSTYLQTHRKDVIKRQDVIYELIQTELHHVRTLRIMDGVLRRGMLEEVQLEPGVVHALFPCLERLLTIHMHFLTQLLTRRTQSLQPDSTNNFTINQISDLLKQQFSGQCGDEMLKAYSEFCSRHMKAVKLYKELLARDKRLQLFIRRVSRHPLLRRHGFQECILLVTQRITKYPVLLQRIYDNTKDNPEEAAGLSQSLSCIRELLCSVDQQVLELERTQRLQEIRARVDPRAEAKLRSGALFRPAELLRRQLIHEGTLLWKTPSSRLKDVQVLLMTDILVFLQDKDQRYIFASLDKSAVVSLQSLLVRDIANQERGLFLISSESSPPEMYELYAASKDDRKTWIRLLQQTISSCPSREEFPLIETEDKALLRRLRADIQQKDREVLELLQERVTLFSDLAEVMGGYEVMLPSCSRNLFRAESPQAPRGEQLLTQAITEVDRLTELLLGSSVEVPLPCSSNGLHNHTGALVINGEEVLVNGSQENQATQDGNGNQMEDKPPSEEVSQRLVNLGAQLHALQGVVIRQDSILELCLRESSVSPATAKARTVRSLSRDGASDFGSLGELALLQRQHSLLQEELVRLRGAEGKLRHSEKAKAQLEKQLRDLKTNSATLGNGAGNTGSQAPATRGESDTDPNTDTPLACQELMDQSDGLQEGSDVEVDVISDDDDDDDDEVDSRVSPRSESPRDLQDIPEETESATDPRDREVSHC; from the exons CCTGTAATGTCACCATCCACAACCGCTGCCGGGACACACTACCAAACTGtgtcaaaatgaaacaaaag CAACAGAAACTAGCGCTGATGAGGAACAATTCAACCTATCAGAATGTGACGCTGAGGAATAAAG CCCATTTAAAGGAACGGCCGAGCTCTGCCATCTACCCATCAGACAGTCTTCGCCAGTCACTTCTCGGGTCCCGTCGCGGACGGTCTTCCCTCTTACTTTCAAAGAGCGTCTCCACCAATAACATTGCAGG gACTCTGAATGATGACTCTCTGGGGCTGCGCAGGATCTTGTCTCAGTCCTCAGACTCACTCAACTTCAGGAGCAGAACCATGTCCATGGAGTCTCTCAATGATGAGG GAGAGGGCTACTTCACCTCTCTGCTGGAAGATCTGGAGGTTGAAAGCCAGGAGTTTGAAGCAGATTCCTGGAGCATGGCAGTAGATTCCACATACTTACAGACCCACCGGAAAGATGTTATCAAGAGACAGGACGTCATCTATG AGCTGATCCAGACGGAGCTCCATCACGTCCGGACCCTGCGGATCATGGATGGGGTGCTCAGGCGGGGTATGCTGGAGGAGGTGCAGCTGGAGCCGGGGGTCGTACATGCGCTGTTCCCCTGCCTGGAACGCCTGCTGACAATTCACATGCACTTCCTCACGCAGCTCCTCACCCGGCGCACTCAAAGCCTGCAACCTGACAGCACAAACAACTTCACCATCAATCAGATCAGCGATCTGCTAAAACAACAG TTCTCAGGTCAGTGCGGGGACGAGATGCTGAAGGCGTATTCTGAGTTCTGCAGTCGACATATGAAGGCTGTCAAACTCTACAAAGAGCTGCTGGCCAGAGACAAGAGACTGCAGCTCTTTATACGG AGAGTGAGTCGGCATCCTCTACTGCGTCGTCACGGGTTCCAGGAGTGCATCCTGTTGGTCACTCAGCGCATCACTAAATACCCCGTTCTGCTGCAGCGCATCTATGACAACACCAAAG ACAATCCAGAGGAAGCTGCAGGTCTGTCTCAGTCACTGTCTTGTATACGAGAGCTGCTCTGTTCGGTGGACCAGCAGGTGTTGGAGCTTGAAAGGACACAGCGCCTGCAGGAGATCCGGGCCAGGGTCGACCCGCGGGCCGAGGCCAAACTTCGCTCCGGAGCCCTGTTCAGACCAGCCGAACTGCTCCGCAGGCAGCTGATACACGAAGGCACGCTGCTCTGGAAAACGCCCAGCTCTCGCCTCAAAG ATGTACAGGTTCTGTTGATGACTGATATTCTAGTATTCTTGCAAGATAAAGATCAACGGTACATCTTTGCCAGTTTG GATAAGTCTGCCGTGGTCTCACTGCAGAGTCTCTTGGTCCGAGATATAGCCAATCAGGAGCGAGGCTTGTTCCTGATCAGCAGTGAGTCCAGCCCACCTGAGATGTATGAGCTTTACGCTGCGTCTAAAGATGACAGAAAGACCTGGATACGGCTCTTACAGCAAACAATCAGCAG CTGTCCATCAAGAGAAGAATTCCCTCTCATAGAAACAGAGGACAAGGCCCTTCTGCGAAGACTCAGAG CTGATATCCAGCAGAAGGACAGGGAGGTGTTAGAGCTCCTTCAGGAGCGGGTCACCCTGTTCTCTGACTTGGCGGAGGTCATGGGAGGTTATGAGGTCATGCTACCGTCCTGTTCCAGAAACCTGTTCAGAGCCGAGTCTCCTCAGGCACCTCGCGGGGAACAGCTGCTCACACAGGCCATAACTGAGG TGGACAGATTGACAGAGCTGTTATTAGGATCCAGTGTTGAGGTTCCTCTGCCCTGCAGTTCCAACGGCCTTCACAATCACACTGGAGCGCTAGTAATCA ATGGAGAAGAGGTATTAGTCAATGGCTCTCAGGAGAACCAAGCTACTCAG GATGGTAATGGGAATCAAATGGAGGACAAGCCACCAAGTGAG GAGGTGTCACAGAGGCTGGTGAATCTCGGTGCTCAGCTACACGCTTTACAG GGTGTGGTGATACGACAGGACTCCATCCTAGAGCTCTGCCTACGAGAGAGCTCGGTCTCCCCGGCCACCGCAAAGGCTCGTACAGTTCGCTCCCTGTCCCGGGATGGTGCAAGTGACTTTGGCTCGCTGGGAGAGCTGGCCCTGCTTCAACGGCAGCACAGTCTGCTGCAGGAGGAGCTCGTACGCCTCAGGGGAGCCGAGGGCAAACTCAGGCATAGCGAGAAAGCCAAAGCCCAGCTGGAGAAACAGCTCAGGGATCTTAAGACTAATAGCGCCACTCTAGGGAATGGAGCTGGAAATACAGGCTCACAG gCCCCAGCAACTCGCGGAGAGAGCGATACCGACCCTAATACTGACACCCCATTGGCTTGCCAGGAGTTGATGGACCAATCAGACGGCCTGCAGGAAGGCAGTGATGTGGAAGTGGATGTGAtatctgatgatgatgatgatgatgacgacgagGTGGATTCGAGGGTGTCTCCCCGTTCTGAAAGTCCCAGAG ATCTGCAGGACATTCCGGAAGAGACTGAATCTGCTACAGACCCCCGGGACCGCGAGGTCTCGCACTGCTAA